In a genomic window of Pseudoxanthomonas sp. Root65:
- the hisH gene encoding imidazole glycerol phosphate synthase subunit HisH, whose protein sequence is MTKVVLVDAGGSNIGSVRYALQRLGVDAELTGDAATIRAADRVILPGVGAAAVCMARLQELDLVDVLRTLDRPLLGVCVGVQLLFAHSEEDDTACLGLLPGRVRKLPAAPGIRVPHMGWNTLQRTRDASLLDGIADGDHAYFVHSYAAPVDDDCLCSSEHGQRFAAVVQRGNVAGAQFHPERSGAVGARLLKNFIEYGLQ, encoded by the coding sequence GCTCCAATATCGGCTCGGTGCGCTACGCCCTGCAGCGTCTGGGTGTGGACGCGGAACTGACCGGCGACGCGGCGACGATCCGCGCGGCGGACCGGGTGATTCTGCCCGGCGTCGGTGCGGCCGCCGTCTGCATGGCGCGGCTGCAGGAACTGGACTTGGTCGACGTGCTGCGCACGCTGGACAGGCCGTTGCTGGGCGTCTGCGTCGGCGTGCAACTGCTGTTCGCCCATTCCGAGGAAGACGACACCGCCTGCCTGGGCCTGCTGCCGGGCCGCGTGCGCAAGCTGCCGGCCGCGCCCGGCATCCGCGTGCCGCACATGGGCTGGAACACCCTGCAGCGCACCCGCGACGCCTCGTTGCTGGACGGCATCGCCGACGGCGACCATGCCTACTTCGTCCACAGCTACGCGGCGCCGGTCGACGACGACTGCCTGTGCAGCAGCGAACACGGCCAGCGTTTCGCCGCCGTGGTGCAGCGGGGCAACGTGGCCGGCGCCCAGTTCCACCCCGAGCGCTCGGGCGCCGTCGGCGCGCGGCTGCTGAAGAACTTCATCGAGTACGGATTGCAATGA
- the hisA gene encoding 1-(5-phosphoribosyl)-5-[(5-phosphoribosylamino)methylideneamino]imidazole-4-carboxamide isomerase has protein sequence MTGFTVYPAIDVRDGRVVRLAQGDYARETRYEGAPLDVAVRYVEQGAEWLHLVDLDAARAGGYTLAPLLADIARGTALKVQTGGGVRQRDDVARILDAGAQRVVVGSLAVREPETVLSWLAEFGSERITVALDTRCDHDGIWRLPVHGWTETASETLDELAARYAAAGLRHLLCTDIARDGMLTGPNLALYAYLHDTVPSLAVQASGGVSAVADVEGAREAGCAGIVLGRALLEGRFALPEALAC, from the coding sequence ATGACCGGTTTCACCGTTTACCCCGCCATCGACGTGCGCGATGGCCGTGTCGTGCGCCTGGCGCAGGGCGACTATGCGCGCGAGACGCGCTATGAAGGCGCGCCGCTGGACGTGGCCGTGCGCTATGTCGAGCAGGGTGCCGAGTGGCTGCACCTGGTCGACCTGGACGCGGCCCGTGCCGGCGGCTACACGCTGGCCCCGCTGCTGGCCGACATCGCCCGCGGGACCGCGCTGAAGGTGCAGACCGGGGGCGGCGTGCGCCAGCGCGACGACGTGGCCCGCATCCTCGATGCCGGTGCGCAGCGCGTGGTGGTCGGTTCGCTGGCCGTGCGCGAACCGGAGACCGTGCTGTCCTGGCTGGCCGAGTTCGGCAGCGAGCGCATCACCGTGGCACTCGACACCCGCTGCGACCACGACGGCATCTGGCGCCTGCCGGTGCATGGCTGGACCGAGACCGCATCGGAAACCCTGGACGAACTCGCCGCGCGCTACGCCGCGGCCGGGCTTCGCCACCTGTTGTGCACCGACATCGCCCGCGACGGCATGCTGACCGGCCCCAACCTGGCGCTGTACGCCTACCTGCACGACACCGTGCCGTCGCTGGCCGTGCAGGCCTCCGGCGGTGTCAGCGCGGTCGCCGATGTCGAGGGCGCGCGCGAGGCGGGTTGCGCCGGCATCGTGCTGGGACGCGCGCTGCTGGAAGGCCGCTTCGCCCTGCCGGAGGCGCTGGCATGTTGA
- the hisF gene encoding imidazole glycerol phosphate synthase subunit HisF, translating to MLSRRIIPCLDVREGRVVKGVKFRDHVDMGDIAELALRYRDEGADELVFYDIGASPEGRSVDYAWIERVSRLLDIPFCVAGGIRDVETARRVLYSGADKVSVNTPALERPALIGELAEAFGVQCVVVGVDSILEADGEWRVRRYTGDPSKMQGAGLRTLDWVVQAQQLGAGEIVLNCMDQDGVRRGYDLVQLRAVRAVCGVPLIASGGAGEVEHFAEVFTQADVDGALAASVFHSGQIRIPALKQALAGQGIEVRRGE from the coding sequence ATGTTGAGCCGGCGCATCATTCCGTGCCTGGACGTGCGCGAAGGGCGGGTGGTCAAGGGCGTGAAGTTCCGCGACCACGTGGACATGGGCGATATCGCCGAGCTGGCGCTGCGCTACCGCGACGAGGGTGCGGACGAACTGGTGTTCTACGACATCGGCGCCAGTCCCGAAGGACGTTCGGTGGACTATGCGTGGATCGAACGCGTCTCGCGCCTGCTCGACATCCCGTTCTGCGTGGCCGGCGGCATCCGCGACGTGGAGACGGCGCGCCGCGTGCTGTACAGCGGTGCCGACAAGGTGTCGGTCAACACACCGGCGCTGGAGCGTCCGGCGCTGATCGGCGAGCTGGCCGAGGCCTTCGGCGTGCAATGCGTGGTGGTCGGCGTCGACTCGATCCTCGAAGCGGACGGCGAGTGGCGCGTGCGCCGCTACACCGGCGACCCGTCGAAGATGCAGGGCGCCGGCCTGCGCACGCTCGACTGGGTGGTGCAGGCACAGCAGCTGGGCGCCGGCGAGATCGTGCTCAATTGCATGGACCAGGATGGCGTGCGGCGCGGCTACGATCTGGTGCAGCTGCGGGCCGTGCGCGCGGTGTGCGGCGTGCCGCTGATCGCGTCCGGTGGTGCGGGCGAGGTCGAACATTTCGCCGAGGTATTCACCCAGGCGGATGTGGATGGCGCGCTGGCGGCCAGCGTCTTCCACAGCGGACAGATCCGGATTCCGGCATTGAAGCAGGCCTTGGCAGGGCAGGGCATCGAGGTGCGACGTGGCGAATGA
- the hisIE gene encoding bifunctional phosphoribosyl-AMP cyclohydrolase/phosphoribosyl-ATP diphosphatase HisIE, whose protein sequence is MANDRQQAAFDPARLDWAKGDGLLPVIVQDATTLRVLMLGYMNREALDVTLAGGRVTFFSRSKQRLWTKGESSGHVLDLVSVDVDCDDDTLLVLAHPQGPTCHLQRASCFPAAPSAFLSELDALIARRERERPADSYTTRLFEGGVRRIAQKVGEEGVETALAGVAQDDSALLGESADLLYHLTVLLRARGLSLADAVEVLRARHAAT, encoded by the coding sequence GTGGCGAATGACAGACAACAAGCGGCGTTCGATCCAGCGCGCCTGGACTGGGCCAAGGGCGATGGTCTGTTGCCGGTGATCGTGCAGGACGCGACCACCCTGCGCGTGCTGATGCTGGGCTACATGAACCGCGAAGCGCTCGACGTCACGCTGGCGGGCGGCCGCGTGACCTTCTTCAGCCGCAGCAAGCAGCGCTTGTGGACCAAGGGCGAAAGCTCCGGCCACGTGCTGGACCTGGTATCGGTCGATGTGGACTGCGACGACGACACGCTGCTGGTGCTCGCCCATCCGCAGGGCCCTACCTGCCACCTGCAGCGGGCCAGCTGTTTCCCGGCGGCACCGTCGGCGTTCCTGTCCGAACTCGACGCCCTGATCGCACGGCGCGAGCGCGAACGCCCGGCGGACAGCTACACCACGCGGCTCTTCGAGGGTGGCGTGCGGCGGATAGCGCAGAAGGTGGGCGAGGAGGGCGTTGAGACCGCGCTGGCAGGCGTAGCGCAGGACGACTCCGCCCTGCTCGGCGAAAGCGCCGACCTGCTGTACCACCTGACCGTGCTGCTGCGCGCACGCGGCCTGTCGCTGGCCGATGCTGTCGAGGTGCTGCGCGCGCGGCATGCGGCCACGTAA
- a CDS encoding calcineurin-like phosphoesterase C-terminal domain-containing protein, whose translation MRAPLIAVLLALLAVPAHALPPPCSSGQVFEDRNGNGVRDAGEPGIPGVKVSDGVRLSTTDANGGYDVPYEDGRTLFVIKPAGYDLSVRSDGMPDFWHNRQYHAGPALKFGGIPQRQPGCRDFALRPRVAAGDGAFEALLLADSQTSSLQDVDYYWRDIVQPLVGRHGASLGLTLGDIVNDDLSLYPAMLRTTMRLQVPWLFIPGNHDLDFDAAGDEDSLRTFRHHLGPDTFAWEEEALTFIGLDDIIYQPGRSPSYVGGLREDQFAFLQAYLPAVRKDRLLVIGVHIPFFEEGARGFRAADRERLFALLADFPHVLLLSGHTHTQRHWYHDAATGWHGMRPLHEYNVGAACGAYWSGIKDAQGIPVSTMADGTPNGYARLRVKAGGDYALSWHPARAPDDSGIGLHAPKVLRKGAYPAWGVYANVYMGDADTRVEYRIDGGEWKPMKRVEQADPSLLVENMRDDLADALRGYDRSPEAEVSQHLWRGALPTDLAEGEHRIEVRAFDRWRGETTAHTMYRLQNAEP comes from the coding sequence ATGCGCGCCCCGTTGATTGCTGTTCTGCTGGCGCTGTTGGCCGTTCCCGCCCACGCGCTGCCGCCACCGTGCAGCAGCGGCCAGGTCTTCGAGGACCGCAACGGCAACGGCGTGCGCGATGCCGGCGAGCCCGGCATCCCCGGCGTGAAGGTCTCCGACGGCGTGCGGCTGTCCACGACCGACGCGAACGGCGGGTACGACGTGCCGTATGAAGACGGCCGTACGCTGTTCGTCATCAAACCTGCCGGCTACGACCTGTCGGTGCGGTCGGACGGCATGCCGGACTTCTGGCACAACCGGCAGTACCACGCCGGTCCTGCATTGAAGTTCGGCGGCATTCCGCAACGCCAGCCCGGCTGCAGGGATTTCGCCTTGCGCCCGCGCGTGGCGGCGGGCGATGGTGCATTCGAGGCGCTGCTGCTTGCCGACAGCCAGACGAGTTCCTTGCAGGACGTGGACTACTACTGGCGCGACATCGTGCAGCCGCTGGTCGGCCGGCATGGTGCGTCGCTGGGCCTGACGCTGGGCGACATCGTCAACGACGACCTGTCGCTGTACCCGGCGATGCTGCGCACCACGATGCGCCTGCAGGTACCGTGGCTGTTCATCCCGGGCAACCACGACCTCGATTTCGACGCCGCCGGCGACGAGGATTCGCTGCGTACCTTCCGCCACCATCTCGGCCCGGACACGTTCGCCTGGGAGGAGGAGGCGCTGACCTTCATCGGGCTGGACGACATCATCTACCAGCCTGGCAGGTCGCCCTCGTATGTCGGCGGACTGCGCGAGGATCAGTTCGCTTTCCTGCAGGCCTATCTGCCTGCCGTCCGCAAGGACCGGCTGCTGGTGATCGGCGTGCATATCCCGTTCTTTGAGGAAGGCGCGCGCGGGTTCCGTGCGGCGGACCGCGAGCGCCTGTTCGCGCTGCTGGCGGATTTCCCGCACGTCCTGCTGCTGAGCGGCCATACCCACACGCAGCGGCACTGGTACCACGATGCCGCCACCGGCTGGCATGGCATGCGGCCGTTGCACGAATACAACGTCGGCGCTGCCTGCGGCGCGTACTGGTCCGGCATCAAGGACGCGCAGGGCATCCCGGTTTCCACCATGGCCGACGGCACGCCCAATGGATACGCACGGCTGCGCGTGAAGGCGGGTGGCGACTACGCCTTGTCGTGGCATCCGGCCCGCGCGCCCGACGACAGCGGCATCGGTCTGCATGCACCGAAGGTCCTGCGCAAGGGCGCCTATCCAGCATGGGGCGTCTACGCCAACGTCTACATGGGGGACGCGGACACGCGCGTCGAGTACCGCATCGACGGGGGCGAGTGGAAGCCGATGAAGCGCGTCGAACAGGCCGATCCGTCGCTGCTGGTCGAGAACATGCGCGACGACCTGGCCGATGCGCTGCGTGGTTACGATCGCTCGCCGGAAGCCGAGGTATCGCAGCATCTGTGGCGTGGCGCACTGCCCACCGACCTGGCCGAAGGCGAACATCGCATCGAAGTACGCGCCTTCGACCGCTGGCGTGGCGAGACGACCGCACACACCATGTATCGCTTGCAGAACGCGGAGCCCTGA
- a CDS encoding YdeI/OmpD-associated family protein has product MATPELPVEHFADAATWERWLERHPESAGVWLKIAKKDAGIPSVTYAEALDVALCHGWIDGQKKGLDAQFFLQRFTPRRSRSTWSKINVAKIEALTAAGRMRPAGLREVNAAKADGRWEAAYDGSSSMAVPPELEKALALTKNRKARAFFDSLDRTNRYAVCWRVQTAVKPETKRARVEKLVAMLARGEKIHG; this is encoded by the coding sequence ATGGCCACGCCCGAACTCCCGGTCGAACATTTCGCGGACGCCGCCACATGGGAGCGTTGGCTGGAACGGCATCCCGAGTCCGCCGGGGTGTGGCTGAAGATCGCCAAGAAGGACGCCGGGATCCCCTCGGTGACCTACGCCGAGGCGCTGGACGTCGCGCTGTGCCATGGCTGGATCGACGGTCAGAAGAAGGGGCTCGACGCGCAGTTCTTCCTGCAGCGCTTCACGCCACGGCGTTCGCGCAGCACCTGGTCGAAGATCAACGTGGCGAAGATCGAGGCGCTGACCGCCGCCGGTCGCATGCGGCCGGCCGGACTGCGCGAGGTGAACGCGGCGAAGGCAGACGGACGCTGGGAGGCCGCTTACGACGGATCGAGTTCGATGGCCGTGCCACCAGAACTGGAGAAGGCGCTGGCGCTGACGAAGAATCGCAAAGCCAGGGCCTTCTTCGACAGCTTGGACAGGACCAACCGCTATGCCGTGTGCTGGCGCGTGCAGACGGCGGTGAAGCCGGAAACGAAGCGGGCGAGGGTGGAGAAGCTGGTGGCCATGCTCGCGCGGGGCGAGAAGATCCACGGCTGA